ATGAGCACGCCGATCGAAGTATAGACATCCGACATGATGTGCTGGCCATCCGCCGTCAATGCCGGCGAGCGATATGTCCGGCCGGCCCGGATCAGCGTCAGAGCCCAGATACCGTTGATGACGCCGGCGACAAAGTTGATCGCGAGACCGAGCACCGGCGCCTGCATCGGCTGCGGATTTGCGAGATGGCCGACCGCCTCCTGCACGATCATCAGCGCTGCAACGACGATCATCACGCCTTCGGTGACGGCGGAAAGATATTCCGCCTTGTGATGACCGAAGGGATGATCGTGATCGGCCGGCTTCTGCGCGTAACGGATGACGAAGAAGGCGATGAAGGCAGCAACGACATTGACGAGCGATTCAAGTCCATCGGACAGAAGCGCCACGGAACCCGTCAGCCACCAGGCCAGCATCTTCAGCCCCATGACGCCGAGCGACAGCGGAATGCCCCAAAGGGCGAGCCGCCTGATCGTATCGTTTCCTTGACTGTTCATGCCCGTCTCCAAATGTCTTCACGCCTGCTTATGCGAATGAATTGCAAAAAAGGCGCCGTTGAAATGCAAAACCGCCCGCGCGAATTTTCGCGCAGGCGGTTCATTAACGGCTCATATGGATCACGATGCCAAGTTTGTCAAAGGCGAGTTTCGCTCTCACATCAAAAATGGCCGTTGCTGAACAGAACAAGCAAAACGTGACTGGATCGCCCACTCAGTTTCGGTCAGCGTCGTCCGGCCACTGAAGCACACCATGATAGAAACACCATTTTTTAAAACTTGAAGTTGATATCCATCTAATGCAGTAAGTTCGTAATAAAAGAATATAGACGGATCAACTGAGAATGAGCGTGGAAACCCGCAAGATATTATTCCATGCTCTCGTTTGGGTAGCGCTTGCCGCGCTGGCATACAACACGGCTGGCACCTACCGTTTTGCAAGTTGCTGGCAGATCATTCCGCTTTACTTTCCGCCGCTAAGCATCTTGCTTTTCGCAATCTTCATCTCAAGCATTGCCGTCCTGGCAGCAGCGGCTTCGCAGCCGACCATGCGCGCCCATTCGCTCTTTTGGGCAGCGTGTCATGGGGTGATTTTGACGCTTGGACTGGTGACATGCAATCTTGCCGCTTACACTGCAGTTGGGCATGTCGACTGTTTATAAGTCAATCATCATTCTTAGCACCAAATTATCGCCATGTATTCGCCATCCGGTGGCGCGATTGTCGCTCGCCTGTGGAAAAGCGCGCTGGTAGTTTGACTTGCCATCCAGCGCTAAGCTGTGCTTCAGCCTGATGTGCAAGGGTCGGCGACACCGGCCAATACGCCGCCGCCTCCTAATGAAAATCACGGTTGAACATGCCCGCTCCTGAAAAGACTGCCGATGCTACACCTTACGCTGCCGACGCTCCCGCTGGTGTATCGGATCATCTGGTCGCAGCCGGAGCATTTTCGGAGGTGGAACGCAGCGCCGTCTATCGCGCCATCGAGACCCGGCGCGACGTGCGCGACCAATTCCGGCCCCATCCCCTTCCTGACGATGTCGTCCGGCGCTTGCTCGAGGCTGCCCATTCGGCACCGTCGGTCGGATTCATGCAGCCATGGAATTTCATCCTGATCCGTCAGCCAGAAACGCGTGAACGCGTATGGCAGGCCTTCCATCAGGCCAATGAGGAAGCCTCCGCGATGTTCGAAGGTGATCGTCGCGCGCAGTACCAGCGGCTGAAGCTGGAAGGCATTCGCAAGGCGCCGCTCAGCATCTGCATCACCTGCGACACCAAGCGCGGCGGTCCCGTCGTGCTCGGCCGGACGCACAATCCGGATACCGATGTCTACTCGACCGTCTGCGCCGTACAGAATCTCTGGCTTGCCGCACGAGCCGAGGGCGTCGGTGTCGGCTGGGTCAGCATCTTCCATGAAGATGCCATCAAGGCGATCCTCGGCATACCCGAGCATGTGAAGATCGTCGCATGGCTCTGTGTCGGCTATGTCGACGAGCTCTACGACATGCCGGAACTCGCCGTGAAGGGATGGCGC
The Rhizobium sp. 11515TR DNA segment above includes these coding regions:
- the bluB gene encoding 5,6-dimethylbenzimidazole synthase; this encodes MPAPEKTADATPYAADAPAGVSDHLVAAGAFSEVERSAVYRAIETRRDVRDQFRPHPLPDDVVRRLLEAAHSAPSVGFMQPWNFILIRQPETRERVWQAFHQANEEASAMFEGDRRAQYQRLKLEGIRKAPLSICITCDTKRGGPVVLGRTHNPDTDVYSTVCAVQNLWLAARAEGVGVGWVSIFHEDAIKAILGIPEHVKIVAWLCVGYVDELYDMPELAVKGWRERLPLDKLVFEEGWQDCEDM
- a CDS encoding cation diffusion facilitator family transporter; its protein translation is MNSQGNDTIRRLALWGIPLSLGVMGLKMLAWWLTGSVALLSDGLESLVNVVAAFIAFFVIRYAQKPADHDHPFGHHKAEYLSAVTEGVMIVVAALMIVQEAVGHLANPQPMQAPVLGLAINFVAGVINGIWALTLIRAGRTYRSPALTADGQHIMSDVYTSIGVLIGLLLALGTGHPIFDPVLAILVAINILYQGWKVISASIDGLMDKAVLPEEENVIKDAIARNAEGSLGVHDLKTRRAGAVTFVDFHMVVPAAMPVREAHRICDRLEDAIRAIHAGAEITIHVEPEGEKAHGIRVKVIKET